Below is a window of Mycobacterium dioxanotrophicus DNA.
TCGCCCTGCTGGAGCTGTGGCTGCAGCGGCACGGCATCACCGGAGCGGCCGCATGACCAGCGTGGACCCCGCCGCAGGCGACCGCACGGCAGTGCATGCCGACGACGACCACACCGAGGCCATCACCCTCGGTCTGCACGACGCGTCGCCACAGCATCTCGTCGATGCCATGGCCGACGACGTGGTCCTCGAACTCGGCTGGGGCCGGCTGATTTTCGGGCAGACCTTCGCCGACCCGGAGACGCTGGCCGAGGTGCTCGGCCATGAGGGCCCGGGCCGCCGCGACATCTGCATCTACGCGCGCGAGTCGCACGTGTTGATCGCCCGCTCACCTGCCGAGCTGTTCATCGACCCGAGCCACACCTACCGGTTGCGGTTCACCGACGATTTCACCGCGCCCGAACCGTTCGGGTTCACCATCAGGACGCTGCGGGTCCGCGACGACGCCGACGAGATGAACCGGGTCTACGTGCGGTGCGGCATGGTGCCCGCACCGGTCGAGGTCATCTGGGACAACCACATCCGCAGTGCGGCGGTGTACCTGGTGGCGGTTCGCGACGACGACGGCTCGGTGATCGGCACCGTGACGGGTGTGGACCATCACAAGTTGTTCAGCGATCCGGAGAACGGATCGAGCCTGTGGTCGCTGGCCGTCGATCCGACCGCCGGGCTGCCGGGGGTGGGCGAGGCACTGACTCGCACCCTGGCCGGCATCTTCCGCGACCGGGGCCGGGCCTACATCGACCTGTCGGTGGCCCACGACAACACCGCGGCGATCGCGCTGTACGAGAAGCTCGGGTTCCAGCGGGTACCGGTGCTGGCCGTCAAACGCAAGAACGCCATCAACGAGCCGCTGTTCACCCATCCCCCGGAAACCGTCGACGACCTGAACCCGTACGCGCGCATCATCGCCGACGAGGCGATGCGTCGCGGCATCTGGGTCGAGGTGCTCGACGCCGGCGCCGGTGAGATGCGCCTGTCGCACGGCGGGCGCAGCGTCGTCACGCGGGAGTCGTTGTCGGAGTTCACCTCCGCGGTGGCCATGGCCCGCTGCGACGACAAACGTCAGACCCGGCGCATCGTGTCGGAGGCCGGCATCACCGTCGCCAAGGGCCGGCTGGCCACCTTCGACCAAGGCGATCACGAATTCCTCACCGAAGTCGGCGATGTGGTGGTCAAACCCACGCGCGGCGAGCAGGGCAAGGGCATCACCGTCGGCGTCGACGGCGACGACGAACTCGACGCGGCCCTGGAACGGGCGCGCGAGCAGCACCCCGAGGTGCTCATCGAGCAGCGCGCGCCGGGCGATGACCTTCGGCTGGTGGTGATCGACGGCAAGGTGGTGGCGGCCGCGATCCGCCGCCCGGCCGAGATCACGGGAACCGGCGCGCACACCATCCGCGAGCTCATCGAGGCGCAGAGCCGCCGCCGGGAGGCCGCGACCGGTGGCGAGTCACGCATCCCGATGGACGACGTCACCGCGGGCACGGTCGCCGAGGCGGGCTGGTCGCTCGACGACGTGCTGCCCGAGGGTGAGCGGCTGCGGGTGCGCCGCACGGCGAACCTGCATCAGGGCGGCACCATTCACGACGTCACCGCCGAGGTGAACCCCGAGCTGTGCCGGGTGGCGGTGACGGCGGCTCAGGCGATCGGTATCCCGGTCACCGGCATCGACCTGCTGGTGCCCGATATCGCCGGCCGCGACTATGTGTTCGTCGAAGCCAACGAGCGCCCCGGGCTGGCCAATCACGAACCACAGCCCACCGCAGCGGCTTTCGTCGACTACCTGTTCCCCGGGCAACCGGGCCTGCCGCAGGCGTGGACGCCGTCACCGACGGCGTGAGCACCGAGCCCCGAGCTACCAGGTGCTCGTGCGCATGACGATCTCGGCGGCCAGCTGCGCAGTCGACTCCTGCGCGTTGCGCCGGCCGAGCATCTCCACCAAGCGGAAGTCCCCGTACACGTAGCGCTGACTGGCCTTGGCCACCGCGCGGGCTGCCGGTGTGCTGACCAGAGCGGTGGTGTTCATCTCCACTGCTGGGCAGTCCTCGTCGCGGATCACCCCGGTGAGGTCGGCGACGCGGGGGTGCCCGCGGTCCACGACCACGAGGCTGGTGAACCGGTCCAGCCGTGTCGCTGCCAGCTCCCAGGCCAGCTCGCCGCCGAGCCGGTCGCCGACCAGCACCGCCCATTTGACGTCGACGGCGTCGAGGATGCCGACGACCGACTTGGCGGTCAGCCGGGGGTCGGGCGCGATGATGACGGTTCGCAGTGATGCCGTGTGCAGCCGTTGGCATACCGCGCCGTATGCCGCGGGACCGTGATGGCCGGCGCCGAGCAGCACGACTACCGAACCCTTCTCGGGGCCTGCCACGTCGACGGGCACCGAGAACCCGTCGATCGTCGGCACGGTGGTCAGCATTGGGACAACCTACCGCCCATGTGCGGCGAGCGGGCGGAAATCAGTGGGTCCTTGACGCTGACGTAAACGGTTCTGTCAGCAGCGATGTCAACGCGCTTGGATGCGGTGTACCTGCTGGTCGAACGCGTCGAGGAAGGTCTGCGGCAGGGTGGCCTTGACGGGTATGGACGGGTTCTGCGTCGGGAAGGTCACTGCGAACACCGACCAGGAGCCGATGTTCTCGAACGCGAAATAGGCGCTGCTGTCCGACCCGCTGAGCTGCATGGTCTGTTGGTAGACCAACTCCGAGGGCCGCTGCGTCGTGAGCTTGGTGGTGGTGATCGGGATGCCCGCGTCACTGGGGTCGAAGAAGGTCCGGAATTGCGCGCACCGCTGCGCGGTCGCATCGATCTGGTCCAGTGGGAGCGGCGAGGTCAGCACCGTGATGACCATGCGGGCACCGTCGTAGGACAGTACGTACTTGCCCGCACTGCCCGGGCCGCGTTCGGCCGAGCGAGCGATCACCCGGGTGAGCCCGTCGGAGCAACCCTGCGGATTCGACAGCATCGACGGCGGCGC
It encodes the following:
- the ngg gene encoding N-acetylglutaminylglutamine synthetase — its product is MTSVDPAAGDRTAVHADDDHTEAITLGLHDASPQHLVDAMADDVVLELGWGRLIFGQTFADPETLAEVLGHEGPGRRDICIYARESHVLIARSPAELFIDPSHTYRLRFTDDFTAPEPFGFTIRTLRVRDDADEMNRVYVRCGMVPAPVEVIWDNHIRSAAVYLVAVRDDDGSVIGTVTGVDHHKLFSDPENGSSLWSLAVDPTAGLPGVGEALTRTLAGIFRDRGRAYIDLSVAHDNTAAIALYEKLGFQRVPVLAVKRKNAINEPLFTHPPETVDDLNPYARIIADEAMRRGIWVEVLDAGAGEMRLSHGGRSVVTRESLSEFTSAVAMARCDDKRQTRRIVSEAGITVAKGRLATFDQGDHEFLTEVGDVVVKPTRGEQGKGITVGVDGDDELDAALERAREQHPEVLIEQRAPGDDLRLVVIDGKVVAAAIRRPAEITGTGAHTIRELIEAQSRRREAATGGESRIPMDDVTAGTVAEAGWSLDDVLPEGERLRVRRTANLHQGGTIHDVTAEVNPELCRVAVTAAQAIGIPVTGIDLLVPDIAGRDYVFVEANERPGLANHEPQPTAAAFVDYLFPGQPGLPQAWTPSPTA
- a CDS encoding alpha/beta fold hydrolase; its protein translation is MLTTVPTIDGFSVPVDVAGPEKGSVVVLLGAGHHGPAAYGAVCQRLHTASLRTVIIAPDPRLTAKSVVGILDAVDVKWAVLVGDRLGGELAWELAATRLDRFTSLVVVDRGHPRVADLTGVIRDEDCPAVEMNTTALVSTPAARAVAKASQRYVYGDFRLVEMLGRRNAQESTAQLAAEIVMRTSTW